The Verrucomicrobiia bacterium genome has a segment encoding these proteins:
- a CDS encoding efflux RND transporter permease subunit, with translation MQKLAEICIRRPVFATMIIMSLVVIGATGFFKLGVDRTPPVDIPTVYVSTTLAGASPVEMETLISQPIEEQVNTVEGITELRSISGYGSSFVIIQFDLSRDVNRAVEDVRNRVSGVLGELPRDIDPPQVTKFDSDRSPTMTIALSGTRPERELTEMADKIVKVQLERSVGVGEVEIQGGWQRAISVWVDPERLAAYKIPISVVRDAIARQNADVPGGNVRSALTEQSLRTLGRFTDPKQFNDLVVAQVNGSPVRISDLGYAEDGVKEKRSLARLNGVPCVTLSVKRQSDANAVSVIEGVKEKLPAVQAQLPEDIKMEIIEDQSRYIYEAIHEIEVHLVLGSFLACLVVLAFMKNFRAVIIAGVAIPASVISTFGMMWALDFTLNSVTMLALVLMVGIVIDDAIVVLENIFRFIEEKKMHPFDAAREATAEIGMAVLATTLSLVVIFVPVSFMSSISGRFLFQFGLTSAVAIMVSLLVSFTLTPMMSARLLRVKEGEEDSHKSSRGGLYGKMENAYVKVLAWAMKNRWLVALGAVVVMLSSIPLYKMVPQEFVPASTDEGEFEISITAQEGTSLPAMEEVATRVEQILSKIPEVRLYLATIGASRVGGANNMRVYVRIPPHEERTINLKRFLREPTRIFQGNYSQQDVQQKIRTALRQLPHVRVAVRAGASSISIGGPSYEVDYSLLGPDLESLAKYAEELRKKAPEMGIIDADTTLKLNKPELRVEIDRERAAALGVDTEDISSALRVMVGGDDRVSRYRDPQMGEEYDVQLRLTEGRRNDADTISRLYVPSQSAGLVRLDNLVQIVPGQTASRIDRLDRQRQVSLRAGVAKGYAMADRIQALDEEVKKMNLPPVYKTAVSGRAKEFQKTFDEFLWAFLLSIVFMYMILASQYESLIHPFTILLSLPLTLPFAFLTLWLTGNTINLYSALGLLVLFGVVKKNSILQIDHMNQLRKKGMDRLHAILEGNRDRLRPILMTTLTFVVGMIPLALGSGPGAEERRAVAVVVIGGQTLALLLTLVVTPVAYSLLDDIKESKLAKMLTPTNAKTANGGGGAMTPGAAHSPDGH, from the coding sequence ATGCAAAAGCTCGCTGAAATCTGCATCCGCCGCCCGGTCTTCGCGACCATGATCATCATGTCGCTCGTGGTGATCGGGGCGACGGGCTTCTTCAAACTGGGCGTGGACCGCACGCCGCCGGTGGATATCCCTACGGTATATGTCTCCACTACTTTGGCGGGTGCATCGCCGGTGGAAATGGAGACACTCATCTCCCAGCCGATCGAGGAGCAGGTGAACACAGTGGAGGGCATCACGGAGCTGCGCTCCATCTCCGGTTATGGCAGTTCCTTCGTCATCATCCAGTTCGACCTCAGCCGGGATGTGAATCGTGCGGTGGAAGACGTGCGCAATCGCGTCTCCGGTGTGCTGGGTGAATTGCCGCGTGACATCGATCCGCCGCAGGTGACGAAGTTCGATAGTGACCGGTCGCCCACGATGACCATCGCGCTTTCGGGAACACGACCGGAGCGGGAACTGACGGAGATGGCGGACAAGATCGTGAAGGTACAGCTTGAGCGGTCCGTCGGTGTCGGTGAAGTGGAGATTCAAGGCGGCTGGCAACGCGCGATCAGCGTGTGGGTGGACCCCGAACGGCTGGCGGCATACAAGATACCTATTTCCGTGGTGCGTGACGCTATCGCGCGACAGAACGCGGATGTGCCGGGCGGTAACGTGCGTTCTGCGCTCACCGAGCAATCATTGCGCACGCTTGGACGTTTTACGGACCCGAAGCAATTCAACGATCTGGTGGTGGCGCAGGTGAATGGCTCGCCGGTGCGCATCAGCGACTTGGGTTATGCAGAGGATGGGGTGAAGGAGAAGCGTTCGTTGGCGCGCTTGAACGGTGTCCCTTGTGTCACCTTGAGCGTCAAACGGCAATCGGATGCGAATGCGGTTTCTGTCATCGAAGGCGTCAAGGAGAAGCTGCCAGCCGTGCAGGCGCAACTCCCGGAAGATATCAAGATGGAGATCATCGAGGACCAGTCCCGCTACATCTACGAGGCGATCCACGAGATCGAAGTGCATCTGGTGCTGGGCAGTTTCCTCGCGTGTCTGGTCGTGCTGGCCTTCATGAAGAATTTTCGGGCCGTGATCATCGCTGGTGTGGCCATCCCGGCATCCGTTATATCCACCTTCGGCATGATGTGGGCGCTGGATTTCACGTTGAACAGCGTGACCATGCTCGCTCTGGTGCTGATGGTGGGCATCGTGATCGATGATGCCATCGTGGTGCTGGAAAACATTTTTCGCTTCATCGAGGAGAAAAAGATGCATCCGTTCGATGCGGCACGGGAAGCCACGGCGGAGATCGGCATGGCGGTGCTGGCCACGACCTTGAGCCTGGTGGTGATCTTCGTGCCGGTGTCCTTCATGTCCAGCATCTCGGGGCGTTTCCTCTTCCAATTCGGTCTGACCTCTGCGGTGGCGATCATGGTGAGTTTGCTCGTTTCCTTTACCTTGACGCCGATGATGAGCGCACGTCTCTTGCGCGTGAAGGAGGGGGAAGAGGACAGTCACAAGTCTTCCCGGGGTGGCTTGTATGGGAAAATGGAAAACGCCTATGTGAAGGTCCTGGCGTGGGCCATGAAAAACCGGTGGTTAGTGGCCTTGGGCGCGGTGGTGGTGATGCTTTCATCCATCCCGCTCTACAAGATGGTGCCGCAAGAGTTCGTGCCCGCGAGCACGGATGAAGGCGAATTCGAGATCAGCATCACCGCCCAGGAAGGCACCAGCCTCCCGGCCATGGAAGAGGTGGCCACACGGGTGGAGCAGATCCTCAGCAAGATACCGGAAGTGCGCCTGTATCTGGCCACCATCGGAGCCAGCCGTGTCGGTGGAGCCAACAATATGCGCGTGTATGTACGCATCCCTCCGCACGAAGAACGGACGATCAACCTGAAACGGTTCCTCCGGGAGCCGACCAGGATTTTTCAAGGAAATTACAGCCAGCAAGACGTGCAGCAGAAGATACGCACCGCTCTGCGCCAGCTCCCGCACGTGCGCGTGGCGGTCCGCGCCGGGGCTTCTTCCATCAGCATCGGAGGGCCAAGCTACGAGGTGGATTATTCGCTGCTGGGGCCGGATTTGGAATCTCTGGCAAAGTACGCTGAGGAGCTTCGCAAAAAAGCACCGGAAATGGGCATCATCGATGCGGACACGACGTTGAAGCTCAACAAGCCGGAACTGCGCGTGGAGATCGATCGCGAACGGGCCGCCGCTTTGGGGGTGGATACGGAGGACATTTCCTCGGCCTTGCGTGTGATGGTGGGTGGCGATGATCGCGTCTCACGTTATCGAGACCCGCAGATGGGCGAGGAATACGATGTGCAACTCCGGCTCACGGAAGGGCGACGCAATGATGCAGATACGATCTCGCGTCTGTATGTGCCGAGCCAGAGTGCGGGGCTGGTCCGACTGGATAACCTTGTCCAGATCGTGCCCGGCCAGACTGCCTCGCGCATCGACCGCCTGGACCGTCAACGCCAGGTCAGCCTGCGTGCCGGTGTGGCCAAAGGCTACGCCATGGCCGACCGCATCCAGGCCTTGGACGAAGAGGTGAAGAAGATGAACTTGCCGCCCGTGTACAAGACCGCTGTCTCCGGTCGCGCCAAGGAATTCCAGAAAACGTTCGATGAATTCCTCTGGGCCTTCCTGCTATCGATTGTGTTCATGTATATGATCCTGGCATCCCAGTATGAGAGCCTCATCCATCCATTTACCATTTTGCTGTCCCTGCCGCTGACATTGCCGTTCGCGTTCCTGACGCTCTGGCTGACAGGGAATACGATCAACCTCTACTCAGCGCTGGGATTGTTAGTGCTTTTCGGCGTGGTGAAGAAGAATTCCATCTTGCAGATCGATCACATGAACCAGTTACGCAAGAAGGGCATGGATAGATTGCATGCGATTCTGGAAGGTAATCGTGATCGTTTGCGGCCAATTCTTATGACCACGCTGACCTTCGTGGTGGGTATGATCCCGCTGGCGCTGGGTTCGGGTCCTGGTGCGGAAGAGCGTCGCGCAGTGGCGGTGGTGGTGATCGGCGGCCAGACGCTGGCGCTCTTGCTGACGCTGGTGGTGACGCCGGTGGCTTACTCGCTGCTGGATGACATCAAGGAATCCAAGCTGGCGAAGATGCTGACGCCGACGAACGCCAAGACGGCCAATGGCGGTGGTGGCGCCATGACTCCAGGAGCAGCGCACAGCCCGGATGGGCATTGA
- a CDS encoding efflux RND transporter periplasmic adaptor subunit — MNRIYQSDWRKSSYHGLLLLLVAGLFAGCGGKKDDAKGKGKDGPSAPSGPPRVVQVTKAQMQGLERTVAAVGSLAAYEQATLGVKVSGRMQSVSVDIGTPVKKGQVIAQLEKREYEVKLMQAEALLSQARAKLGLSLQGDDDAVDPVQTSVVREAAAVLEEAKKNRERFQKLSKDGVSSQSELETVEAAYEVAVNRQRDAMEEIRNRQALLAQRRAEVAIAKQQLEETTVKAPFDGFVQERRATQGEYLIVGAPVATVVRSDILRLRLEVPEKRASLIKEGQDVRLTVTGDTNIYQGEIKRLSPIVNDLNRMLVVEADVPNPGRLRPGFFAQADIVANPSEPGLTVPADALVTFAGVEKVLTIKEGKALERPVTSGRKGATWVEILNGLKAGEAVVRNPGNLRTGEPVVIKEGKES; from the coding sequence TTGAACCGGATATATCAGTCAGACTGGAGAAAATCGTCGTATCATGGTCTTTTGCTGCTGCTGGTGGCCGGACTGTTTGCCGGTTGTGGCGGCAAGAAGGATGATGCAAAAGGCAAGGGCAAGGATGGGCCATCCGCACCTTCGGGTCCGCCTCGGGTGGTGCAAGTCACCAAGGCTCAGATGCAGGGATTGGAACGTACGGTCGCTGCTGTGGGATCGCTTGCAGCCTATGAGCAGGCGACCTTGGGGGTGAAAGTGTCCGGGCGCATGCAGTCGGTGAGCGTGGACATCGGCACGCCGGTGAAAAAAGGACAGGTCATTGCCCAACTGGAGAAGCGCGAGTATGAGGTGAAGTTGATGCAGGCAGAAGCATTGCTTTCCCAGGCGCGCGCCAAGCTGGGCCTTTCTCTGCAAGGGGATGACGATGCCGTTGATCCGGTTCAGACCAGTGTGGTGCGTGAAGCAGCAGCGGTCTTGGAAGAAGCCAAGAAAAACCGCGAGCGTTTTCAAAAACTTTCCAAAGATGGAGTTTCCTCCCAGTCGGAACTCGAAACAGTGGAGGCCGCTTATGAAGTCGCCGTGAACCGCCAGCGGGATGCGATGGAAGAGATACGCAATCGCCAGGCATTGCTGGCGCAACGCCGTGCGGAAGTGGCCATTGCCAAACAACAGCTCGAAGAGACCACGGTCAAGGCACCTTTCGATGGATTTGTGCAGGAACGCCGGGCCACTCAGGGTGAGTATCTGATCGTGGGTGCGCCGGTTGCCACCGTGGTGCGCAGTGACATCCTGCGTTTGCGACTGGAAGTGCCGGAAAAGCGGGCTTCCTTGATCAAGGAAGGTCAGGATGTCCGCCTTACCGTGACCGGAGATACGAATATTTATCAAGGCGAGATCAAGCGTCTTAGCCCGATCGTCAACGACCTGAACCGCATGCTGGTGGTGGAGGCGGATGTGCCCAATCCCGGCCGCTTGCGTCCGGGTTTCTTCGCCCAGGCTGACATCGTGGCGAACCCCAGTGAACCGGGCCTGACTGTTCCTGCCGATGCTCTGGTCACTTTTGCCGGTGTGGAAAAGGTGCTGACCATCAAAGAGGGCAAAGCCTTGGAGCGTCCGGTCACTTCAGGCCGCAAAGGGGCGACGTGGGTGGAGATTTTGAACGGATTGAAAGCCGGGGAAGCGGTAGTACGCAATCCCGGAAATCTGCGCACGGGCGAACCTGTGGTGATCAAAGAGGGCAAAGAGAGCTAA
- a CDS encoding protocatechuate 3,4-dioxygenase yields MNSLIQPVNSRRRFLTQLGLAASLFTVPGAFAEELTRTPAQTEGPFYPDKLPLDTDNDLIIVNDATTPGVGEITWLSGRLLDSRGEPIRNATIEIWQADNNGAYLHTRTGNKDKQDKNFQGFGRFVTGSTGEYLFRTIKPVPYPGRTPHIHVAVKMKGQKKLITQCYIEGHPQNEKDGVLRGIKDAKQRASVIVPFTKVKDSKIGELAAKFDIVMGFTPEA; encoded by the coding sequence ATGAACTCGCTCATCCAGCCTGTGAACAGCCGCCGCCGTTTCCTTACCCAGCTTGGTCTGGCCGCCTCGCTCTTCACGGTGCCCGGTGCCTTTGCTGAAGAACTGACCCGCACGCCTGCCCAGACGGAAGGGCCTTTCTATCCGGACAAGCTGCCGCTGGATACGGATAACGACCTGATCATCGTTAACGACGCCACGACGCCGGGCGTGGGCGAGATCACGTGGTTGAGCGGGCGCCTGCTCGACTCACGTGGGGAGCCGATCCGTAATGCGACGATCGAGATCTGGCAGGCGGATAACAACGGGGCTTACCTGCATACCCGCACAGGCAATAAGGACAAGCAGGATAAGAATTTCCAAGGCTTTGGCCGGTTTGTCACCGGTTCCACGGGTGAATATCTGTTCCGCACGATCAAGCCGGTGCCGTATCCAGGCCGCACTCCGCACATCCATGTGGCGGTCAAGATGAAGGGACAGAAGAAACTCATCACCCAATGCTACATCGAGGGACATCCGCAAAATGAGAAGGACGGCGTCTTGCGCGGCATCAAGGATGCGAAACAACGCGCCTCGGTCATCGTGCCGTTCACGAAAGTGAAGGATTCCAAGATCGGCGAACTGGCGGCGAAGTTCGATATCGTGATGGGTTTCACGCCGGAGGCATAA
- a CDS encoding lamin tail domain-containing protein has product MKSSLSRSSRWYGALTAMVLGLLPAAIHAADVNLLVTEIQSNQSANKPAGSQDYWELYNYGATSVNLSGYRWHDSGKSFNDAAVIPDGTIIAPGESIVFTSATPSVFRAWWNLPATVQVIQSVGAPGLGGNDGITLFDSGGNQLFFFSYAAAGFTKEDGNPSTGGHAGPSAGGSADSVALIWVPTSGTASPRYTFATGSNFGSFTAVAPATDVGSPGTTHAGPKSIDLSTYVRVGRYSLPEPTRTTPPNGINLLAQEASGVTYNWDTDSLFITADGGTAIVQVSKTGQLIDTMTLATGSSPQGTDFYDPEGITYVGNGQFVMSEERDRQLVLFTYAAGTTLTRANTKTVKLGTFSPNEGTEGLSWDPLTGGFIVLKELNPIGIFHTTVDFDAGTASNGSPTAANSINLFDPALTGFTDVADVFALSNIPSLSGTADFSRMLLLSQENGKIHNIDRAGNIQSTLTITADPGDTLTVANQQHEGLTMDRAGILYIVNENGGGNINFPELWVYAPSTVPNQAPTAMVLNNQISSFPENTSTSSRVKVADIVVTDDGLGVNTLSLTGTDVASFEIIGTALYIKSGVTLDFETKSSYTVTVTVDDTTLGATPDASVSYTLTLTDVTNETPSTPSIIISEVAPWSSGNSPIGADWFEVTNTGTNAVDITGWKVDDNSASFGNALALNGITSIAPGESVIFIETANLTAAKATFLYTWFGSQPPANLQIGSYTGGGIGLGTGGDAVNLYNASGTLQASVSFGAAPAGPTFATFDNAEGLNNTAISRLSTVNLYDAFTAVNDSNEIGSPGTTGKLIISEVAPWSSGDSPVGADWFEISNTGARPINIEGWRVDDSSESFGGSVALNGIISIAPGESVIFLETANLATARTAFINTWFGGNAPTGLQIGNYTGSGVGLGTGGDALNLYDNLGRLRAKVVFGTSPSAAPFATFDNATGLNGVTISQLSVTGRYGARAVTSETGSPGTTGKLVITEVAPWSSGSSPVAADWFELSNTSPRVINIAGWKVDDSSASFANALALNGITNIAPGESVIFLESDNLAAIKTSFLNTWFGANPPASLQIGNYTGGGIGLSTSGDAVNIYNAGGILQASVTFGASSASAPFKTFDNAAGLDNVSLTSLSSIGLYGAFAAANDANEVGSPGRTMTVPLLSLASGEAFYTAPASIMLQASVMDADGKIVRVKFMVGNTVLATLTAPPYQYNWQNVPAGSYYVTVRGEDNLGGAYVSEVQHILVGTVGIAAPEKAPGTFRFQFVGLITGKVHLIQASTDLVNWTTIGTVTPGSNSMQFEDTNADSNVRRYYRVIQQDQP; this is encoded by the coding sequence ATGAAATCCAGCCTATCCCGCTCCTCCCGATGGTATGGCGCGCTGACCGCCATGGTCCTTGGCCTGCTGCCTGCGGCCATCCACGCTGCCGATGTCAATCTTCTCGTCACCGAGATCCAGTCCAATCAAAGCGCCAACAAACCTGCTGGCTCACAAGATTACTGGGAGCTTTATAATTACGGAGCTACTTCCGTGAATCTCTCCGGATATCGCTGGCACGATAGCGGCAAATCATTCAATGACGCCGCCGTCATACCGGATGGCACCATCATCGCCCCCGGCGAGTCCATCGTCTTCACCTCCGCCACACCTTCCGTGTTCCGCGCCTGGTGGAATCTCCCCGCTACGGTGCAAGTGATCCAATCCGTCGGCGCACCTGGCTTGGGCGGCAATGACGGCATCACCCTCTTCGATAGCGGTGGCAATCAATTGTTCTTCTTCAGCTATGCCGCAGCCGGTTTCACGAAAGAGGATGGCAATCCTTCCACCGGCGGTCATGCCGGTCCTTCGGCTGGTGGGTCAGCAGATTCCGTCGCCCTGATCTGGGTGCCGACTTCGGGCACGGCTTCGCCGCGTTACACCTTTGCCACAGGCTCCAACTTCGGCTCATTCACCGCAGTGGCTCCGGCTACAGATGTCGGTTCTCCCGGCACCACCCACGCTGGCCCGAAATCCATTGATCTATCCACTTACGTGCGCGTCGGCCGTTACTCGTTGCCTGAGCCCACGCGCACCACGCCTCCGAATGGCATCAATCTCCTCGCTCAAGAGGCTTCTGGTGTCACTTACAATTGGGACACTGACAGCCTATTCATCACTGCGGATGGCGGCACCGCCATCGTGCAAGTCTCCAAGACCGGCCAACTCATCGACACCATGACCCTCGCGACCGGCAGCAGCCCGCAAGGCACGGATTTCTATGACCCGGAAGGCATCACCTACGTGGGCAACGGCCAGTTCGTCATGAGCGAAGAACGCGATCGCCAACTCGTTCTCTTCACTTACGCCGCTGGCACCACGTTGACCCGCGCCAACACCAAAACGGTCAAGCTCGGCACCTTCTCTCCGAACGAAGGCACCGAAGGTCTTTCCTGGGATCCGCTCACGGGCGGCTTCATCGTGCTGAAAGAACTCAATCCGATCGGCATCTTCCACACCACGGTTGATTTCGATGCCGGCACCGCCAGTAATGGCTCTCCAACTGCCGCGAACTCCATCAACCTGTTCGACCCCGCGCTCACCGGCTTCACTGATGTGGCCGATGTCTTTGCGCTCTCGAATATCCCTTCGTTGAGTGGCACCGCTGATTTCAGCCGCATGCTCCTGCTCAGCCAGGAGAACGGCAAGATCCACAACATCGACCGCGCCGGCAACATCCAGAGCACGCTCACCATCACCGCCGATCCAGGCGATACCTTGACCGTGGCCAATCAGCAGCACGAAGGCCTCACTATGGATCGCGCTGGCATCCTTTACATCGTGAACGAGAACGGCGGCGGTAACATCAACTTCCCCGAACTCTGGGTTTACGCTCCCTCCACCGTTCCGAACCAGGCACCGACCGCCATGGTGTTGAACAACCAGATCAGCTCCTTCCCGGAGAACACCAGCACCTCTTCTCGCGTGAAGGTGGCGGACATCGTCGTCACGGATGACGGCCTGGGTGTGAACACCTTGAGCCTTACCGGCACTGATGTAGCCTCCTTCGAGATCATCGGCACAGCACTTTACATCAAGTCCGGCGTCACCCTCGATTTCGAGACCAAGAGCAGCTATACCGTCACCGTCACTGTGGATGACACCACACTGGGTGCGACTCCTGATGCCAGCGTCAGCTACACGCTCACCCTGACAGATGTCACGAATGAAACGCCCTCCACTCCGAGCATCATCATCTCTGAGGTCGCCCCGTGGTCCAGCGGCAACAGCCCCATCGGAGCCGACTGGTTCGAGGTCACCAATACCGGCACGAACGCCGTGGACATCACCGGCTGGAAAGTGGACGACAACTCGGCTTCATTCGGAAATGCTTTGGCCTTGAACGGCATCACCAGCATCGCGCCCGGTGAATCCGTGATCTTCATCGAGACGGCCAACCTGACCGCCGCCAAGGCAACGTTCCTCTACACCTGGTTCGGTTCTCAACCGCCCGCCAATCTGCAGATCGGCAGCTACACGGGCGGTGGCATCGGGCTCGGCACCGGTGGTGATGCCGTGAACCTCTACAATGCCAGCGGCACACTGCAAGCCAGTGTGAGTTTTGGTGCTGCCCCGGCTGGTCCCACCTTTGCGACCTTCGACAATGCCGAAGGCTTGAACAACACCGCCATCTCGCGCTTGAGCACCGTCAATCTCTACGACGCCTTCACCGCTGTGAATGACAGCAACGAGATTGGCTCCCCCGGCACCACCGGCAAGCTGATCATCTCCGAAGTGGCTCCTTGGTCCAGTGGCGACAGCCCGGTTGGAGCTGACTGGTTCGAGATCTCGAACACCGGCGCACGCCCGATCAATATCGAGGGCTGGAGAGTCGATGACAGCTCAGAGTCCTTCGGTGGCTCGGTCGCCCTGAACGGCATCATCAGCATCGCCCCAGGCGAATCCGTGATCTTCCTAGAAACAGCCAACCTAGCCACCGCCCGCACCGCGTTCATCAATACCTGGTTCGGCGGTAACGCTCCCACTGGCTTGCAGATCGGCAATTACACCGGCTCCGGTGTCGGCCTCGGCACCGGCGGCGATGCCTTGAACCTCTATGACAATCTCGGCCGGCTGCGCGCCAAAGTCGTCTTCGGCACTTCACCCTCGGCAGCACCGTTTGCCACTTTTGATAACGCCACTGGTCTGAACGGCGTCACCATCTCGCAACTCAGTGTCACTGGCCGCTACGGCGCACGTGCCGTCACGAGCGAGACCGGCTCCCCGGGCACCACCGGCAAGCTCGTCATCACCGAAGTGGCTCCTTGGTCCAGCGGCAGCAGCCCGGTCGCCGCCGACTGGTTCGAACTCTCGAACACCAGTCCGCGTGTCATCAACATCGCCGGATGGAAGGTGGACGACAGCTCCGCTTCCTTCGCCAATGCACTCGCTCTGAATGGCATCACCAACATCGCCCCCGGCGAATCCGTGATCTTCCTGGAGAGCGACAATCTAGCCGCGATCAAGACCTCGTTCTTGAACACGTGGTTCGGCGCCAATCCTCCCGCTTCGTTGCAGATCGGCAATTACACCGGTGGCGGCATCGGTCTGAGCACCAGCGGTGATGCCGTGAACATCTACAATGCAGGCGGCATCTTGCAAGCGAGTGTCACCTTCGGCGCCTCCTCCGCGAGTGCACCGTTCAAGACCTTCGACAACGCCGCCGGGCTCGATAACGTCAGCCTCACCAGCTTGAGCAGCATCGGATTGTACGGCGCGTTCGCTGCTGCCAACGATGCCAACGAGGTAGGTTCCCCCGGTCGCACAATGACCGTTCCGCTGCTCAGCCTGGCCTCCGGTGAAGCGTTCTATACCGCGCCTGCTTCCATCATGTTGCAAGCCAGCGTGATGGACGCAGATGGCAAGATCGTCCGCGTAAAGTTCATGGTCGGCAACACCGTGCTCGCCACGCTCACGGCTCCACCCTACCAATACAACTGGCAGAATGTGCCGGCTGGTTCCTACTACGTCACCGTGCGTGGTGAGGATAATCTGGGTGGCGCTTACGTCTCGGAAGTCCAGCACATCCTCGTGGGCACCGTCGGTATCGCCGCACCGGAAAAAGCGCCAGGTACCTTCCGCTTCCAGTTCGTGGGCCTCATCACGGGCAAAGTCCACCTTATCCAGGCCTCCACAGACCTAGTGAATTGGACCACCATCGGCACCGTCACCCCCGGTTCGAACTCGATGCAGTTCGAAGACACCAACGCCGACAGCAACGTGAGACGCTACTACCGCGTGATCCAGCAGGATCAGCCGTAG
- a CDS encoding TIM barrel protein has translation MKKATQPDRLSQGSTSRRDFLKTGALAATYGGVAAVTSKVQAVPATAQIDPKYRIEKGRIRQSIMGWCFKPMPEKELAKHCKEIGLVAMEGISIDSYSMVKELGLKISLVGSHGFAKGPYTPANHHEVKKLLLERIDLAADIGAPNVITFTGMREAVIDPEQGAKNCINCWKEVMRHAEKKKITLVLEHLNSRDNTHPMKGHPGYFGDNVDFCIELVKAVGSPNFKLLFDIYHVQIMNGDVIRRIKMYKDYIGHYHTAGCPGRGELDDHQEINYPPILRAILDTGYTGYVAQEFIPTWDDPILALRHAAKVCDV, from the coding sequence TGAAGAAAGCCACCCAGCCAGATCGCCTTTCCCAAGGCAGCACCAGCCGCCGTGATTTCCTGAAGACCGGTGCACTCGCGGCGACCTATGGCGGCGTGGCCGCTGTGACATCCAAGGTCCAAGCTGTTCCCGCCACCGCGCAGATTGATCCCAAATACCGCATCGAAAAAGGCCGCATCCGCCAGTCCATCATGGGCTGGTGCTTCAAACCGATGCCGGAAAAGGAACTGGCGAAGCATTGCAAAGAGATCGGCCTCGTGGCCATGGAAGGCATCAGCATCGATTCTTATTCTATGGTGAAAGAACTCGGTCTGAAGATATCCCTTGTCGGCAGCCACGGTTTCGCGAAAGGCCCTTACACCCCGGCGAATCATCATGAAGTAAAAAAATTACTGCTCGAACGCATCGACCTTGCCGCTGACATCGGCGCACCGAACGTCATCACCTTCACCGGCATGCGCGAAGCTGTGATCGACCCTGAACAAGGCGCCAAAAATTGCATCAACTGCTGGAAAGAGGTCATGCGCCATGCCGAGAAAAAGAAGATCACGCTCGTACTGGAACACCTGAACTCACGCGATAACACGCATCCCATGAAAGGCCATCCCGGCTACTTCGGCGACAATGTGGATTTCTGCATCGAGCTGGTGAAAGCCGTGGGTTCACCGAATTTCAAACTCCTCTTCGACATCTACCACGTCCAGATCATGAACGGCGACGTCATCCGCCGTATCAAGATGTATAAGGATTACATCGGCCATTATCACACCGCAGGTTGCCCCGGTCGTGGTGAGTTGGATGATCATCAAGAAATCAATTACCCGCCCATCCTCCGTGCTATCTTAGATACCGGTTACACTGGCTACGTCGCCCAGGAATTTATCCCCACGTGGGATGATCCGATCTTAGCTCTCCGGCACGCCGCGAAGGTGTGCGATGTGTAG